The Pseudomonadota bacterium nucleotide sequence TTACCCATTTGATCAAGTAGTTGAGTTGTGTCACCTTGGTAGAGGGAAGTAACGGGGTGGGCTAAAACCAGGCGTTCCAAGTATTTATGACCAAAGCTATCGGGCAGGAAATCCAGGGACCTTTTGAGGTCACTTCATCTGAGGAATCCCTGCTCTCACCGCTACCCCTACAGTTTGGAACAAACAGCGCTGTGGATCTCGCTTCTGTTGATGACGAGGACGCCGCTGTTGAAACCATGGAGCCCCCGGAACGCCGCTACGGGTGCGCCAACTACGATAGCTGTCTAGATCTCGCCGCCGCTCTTAACTGGGAGAGCTTTACCTGCAAAAGCTGCTCCGGAACCATCAACGAGAAGCTCTACTGGCGTGCACACCAGGCAACGAGGAAGGATTCAGTCGCTAGAGCGCTCTGCGATCTACCGCCGCTCTCAGCAGTCGGAACATCTGCCAAGGCTAACGACAAGTAGCAGGCGCCGCCCCCTTCTTTAGCCCCATCCATAAGAAGCCCCCAAGGCCAGCCAGCAGATAAGACTTGGCGCGCAGAACTAGCCCAACTGCTAGTGCCTCACCTGACGAGGCACCAACGGCGTGCAAGAAGAAGAGAAAGGCCCCCTCCTGTATCCCTAGCCCCTGCGGCGAGATCGGTAGCGCCCCAACTATTAGGATAAGGGGCACAACGACAAATAGATCTCCCCAAGGAATATCTACCCACCCTACGGCATGCCCAACCGCCGCAGTGTTGAGGATCGTAAGGAGATGAAACGTTACCGAGAGCAGAAAGGCCCGTAGCAAAAGCTTGCGGTCAATCATTCCCCATCTCAAGCTTTGCTCAACCTTTTTAAGGATCTGCACGAAGCGCTCTGGAATGTTTATCCAACGGGCGAGCTTTGCAGTATATCCACGAAAGAGCGCCACACTTACAACTACCAGCGAAAGCGCTGTGCAGATAACAACGATGGTCAGCTCCTTTGGAATATTAGGCGCAAATAAGAGCGCTATCAGCGCCATACTTATCATCGCAATAAATCCAGTATAACGCTCAAGCATGGTGGCCGAGACCGCATGCACCTTGTCAACATTAGCCCCGATATAGAGACTACGCACCACATCCCCCCCCAGGTAGGAGGGCATAATAAGATTAACAAAGTACCCTACCAGGTAAAGTCGATAGAGACGCGTTACAGTTGCTACGATCCCCAACCGCGCAAGGAATATGCGCCACTTTATAACGCTAACTAAAACAAGAAAAAATGAAAGTACTAAAAGAATAAATAGATCGAACAGAGAGATATAAGCCAGGGAGGTAACCACACTCCTAATATCTGCTAGGTATACTAGGGCTACGAGCACAGCAAGCCCTACGAGATAACGTAGCGCCTTGAGTATGAGGGTCTTCATTGTGGGGCTCCTTAATCTTCCCTAGCAGGC carries:
- a CDS encoding lysylphosphatidylglycerol synthase transmembrane domain-containing protein; amino-acid sequence: MKTLILKALRYLVGLAVLVALVYLADIRSVVTSLAYISLFDLFILLVLSFFLVLVSVIKWRIFLARLGIVATVTRLYRLYLVGYFVNLIMPSYLGGDVVRSLYIGANVDKVHAVSATMLERYTGFIAMISMALIALLFAPNIPKELTIVVICTALSLVVVSVALFRGYTAKLARWINIPERFVQILKKVEQSLRWGMIDRKLLLRAFLLSVTFHLLTILNTAAVGHAVGWVDIPWGDLFVVVPLILIVGALPISPQGLGIQEGAFLFFLHAVGASSGEALAVGLVLRAKSYLLAGLGGFLWMGLKKGAAPATCR